Proteins found in one Mucilaginibacter gracilis genomic segment:
- the ccoN gene encoding cytochrome-c oxidase, cbb3-type subunit I produces MQPEKFYYDNKIVRNFGIATVIWGIIGMTVGLIVAIQLYHPAANMGNQYTTYGRIRPLHTNAVIFAFVGNAIFMGVYYSLQRLLKARMFSDVLSYIHFWGWQLIIVSAVITLPLGFTTSHEYAELEWPIDIAITLIWVVFGINMFGTIFKRRERHLYVAIWFYIATFVTIAVLHIVNSVELPVSAWKSYMVYAGVQDALVQWWYGHNAVAFFLTTPYLGMMYYFLPKMANRPIYSYKLSILHFWALIFIYIWAGPHHLLYTTLPGWAQSLGVAFSIMLIAPSWGGMINGLLTLRGAWDKVRDDVTLKFMVVALTAYGMATFEGPMLSLKQVNSIAHFSDWIIAHVHVGALGWNGFLTFGVLYWLIPRIYKTDLFSKKLASFHFWIGTLGILFYAIPMYWAGFTQSLMLKEFTPEGLLKYPNFLETTLQILPMHIMRSVGGAMYLLGVIVMAYNLCRTALQGKLVANEAAQAMPLAPIETVARESEWHRRLERKPIQMLIAALLVILIGTFIELMPTLTISSNIPTIAAVKPYTPLELQGRDLYIREGCSNCHSQTVRPFRSETERYGEYSKAGEFVYDHPFLWGSKRTGPDLAREGQKYGNAWHYNHLMDPRLMSQGSIMPNYDWLITQTLDTSLTKAKINAMRKLGVPYPAGYENIANNDLDKQAKAIADNLYTDHIKVKKDKEIIALIAYLQRLGTDIKANKTANK; encoded by the coding sequence ATGCAGCCCGAAAAATTTTACTATGACAATAAAATCGTCCGGAATTTTGGTATAGCTACCGTTATCTGGGGGATTATCGGCATGACGGTTGGACTGATCGTTGCCATACAGTTATACCACCCAGCGGCAAATATGGGTAACCAGTACACCACCTATGGCCGTATACGCCCGCTACACACCAACGCCGTAATATTTGCCTTTGTGGGCAACGCCATATTTATGGGTGTTTATTACTCGTTACAACGGTTACTTAAAGCGCGCATGTTTAGCGATGTATTAAGCTACATCCATTTTTGGGGATGGCAACTCATTATTGTTTCGGCAGTAATTACCCTGCCACTTGGCTTCACAACATCGCACGAATATGCCGAGCTGGAATGGCCGATAGATATTGCCATAACGCTCATTTGGGTGGTATTTGGTATCAACATGTTTGGCACCATATTTAAGCGCCGCGAAAGGCACCTTTATGTAGCCATTTGGTTTTACATTGCAACCTTTGTAACTATAGCTGTTTTGCACATCGTTAACTCTGTTGAGCTACCGGTTTCGGCCTGGAAAAGTTACATGGTTTACGCCGGCGTGCAAGATGCTTTGGTACAGTGGTGGTACGGGCATAACGCGGTAGCCTTCTTTTTAACCACACCCTACCTGGGCATGATGTATTACTTTTTGCCTAAAATGGCAAACAGGCCCATCTATTCGTATAAATTAAGTATTCTGCATTTTTGGGCGCTCATTTTTATTTACATCTGGGCGGGCCCTCACCATTTATTATATACCACCTTGCCGGGATGGGCGCAATCGTTAGGTGTAGCATTTTCCATTATGCTCATCGCGCCAAGCTGGGGCGGTATGATAAACGGGCTGTTAACCCTGCGCGGCGCCTGGGACAAGGTGCGAGATGATGTTACCTTAAAGTTTATGGTTGTTGCACTAACCGCCTACGGTATGGCAACCTTTGAAGGGCCTATGCTATCGTTAAAACAGGTAAACAGCATTGCCCACTTTAGCGATTGGATTATTGCCCACGTACACGTTGGCGCCTTAGGCTGGAACGGCTTTTTAACATTTGGTGTTTTATACTGGCTGATACCACGTATTTATAAAACCGATTTATTTTCGAAAAAACTGGCCTCCTTTCACTTTTGGATAGGCACGCTGGGCATATTGTTTTATGCTATACCCATGTATTGGGCCGGCTTTACACAAAGCCTGATGCTGAAAGAATTTACACCCGAAGGCTTGTTGAAATACCCCAATTTTTTAGAAACAACCTTGCAGATATTGCCCATGCACATTATGCGCTCGGTTGGTGGAGCAATGTATTTGTTGGGTGTAATTGTAATGGCTTATAACCTTTGCCGTACAGCTTTGCAGGGCAAACTGGTAGCTAACGAAGCCGCCCAGGCCATGCCTTTAGCACCCATTGAAACCGTGGCCAGAGAAAGCGAGTGGCACCGCAGGCTGGAGCGTAAGCCAATACAAATGCTTATTGCCGCTTTGCTGGTAATTTTGATAGGCACTTTTATTGAGTTGATGCCAACCTTAACCATATCATCAAACATACCTACTATAGCCGCTGTTAAACCTTACACCCCGCTGGAGTTACAGGGCCGCGACCTGTATATTAGAGAAGGCTGCTCAAACTGCCATTCGCAAACAGTGAGGCCTTTTAGATCGGAAACGGAACGATACGGTGAGTATAGCAAGGCGGGTGAGTTTGTTTACGACCATCCCTTTTTATGGGGCTCAAAAAGAACCGGCCCTGATTTGGCCCGCGAAGGTCAAAAATACGGTAACGCCTGGCACTATAATCACCTGATGGACCCCAGGTTAATGTCGCAGGGAAGCATTATGCCAAATTACGATTGGCTGATTACGCAAACATTAGATACATCGCTTACCAAAGCAAAAATTAACGCTATGCGCAAGTTAGGCGTTCCGTACCCTGCCGGATATGAAAATATAGCCAATAACGATTTGGATAAGCAAGCCAAAGCAATTGCAGACAACTTGTACACAGACCATATTAAGGTTAAAAAAGACAAAGAGATTATTGCCCTTATTGCTTATCTGCAACGTTTGGGTACCGATATTAAAGCAAATAAAACAGCCAATAAATAA
- the ccoS gene encoding cbb3-type cytochrome oxidase assembly protein CcoS — MSIIYFLIGCSVLLALAFLSAFFWAQNSGQNDDLYTPSVRILLDEDNDIEQK, encoded by the coding sequence ATGAGCATTATTTATTTCTTAATCGGGTGCAGCGTTTTGCTTGCCCTGGCATTTTTATCCGCTTTTTTTTGGGCGCAAAACAGCGGCCAAAACGACGATCTATACACACCCTCGGTGCGCATATTGCTTGACGAGGACAACGATATCGAACAAAAGTGA
- a CDS encoding heavy metal translocating P-type ATPase translates to MKQSATLEKTTCYHCGDECLTKAYTIEEKHFCCHGCESVYHILSQNNLCSYYNYNDHPGATRNRTDKRFAYLNEPSILSSLLDYSDGQISIVTLYIPHIHCSSCLWLLEQLNKINPAIHYCRVDFLKKQLNIRFDHQKLSLQGLVEILYDIGYEPLISLHDIIKEQNTTNADKLVQKIAVAGFCFGNVMLLSFPEYFGLSVYEQTFKHFFGWLNILFALPVVFYSGKDYFISAWQNLKAKVLSIDFPLALGIAVLFLRTVAEVLTGTGAGFADTLCGLVFFLLVGKFVQKKTYHHLSFERDYRSFFPVAVHLINGNQEQPIPLSQLNTGHRIIIRNNEIIPADAILLKGEALVDFSFVTGETLPVTKVLGEIIYAGGRQTGYAIEMEVIKPVSQSYLTQLWNNEAFKRHKDTRIQTFNQRVSKYFTIVLLAIAIGSLLFWLPTSVTRGLSAFTAVLIVACPCALALSTPFTMAAALSVFDKNLFYLKNTSVVEQMAGIDTIVFDKTGTITTRENTQVQVPPNLTDEQKQLIYSACINSAHPLSAMICRELAGVKKHVPTLYFEIAGKGILATINGHKLRIGNSAFVLNQTEVNADVTKVYVMVDEHYLGYFALLHQYRGGLNIISQLKQAYQTYLLSGDRDHERNALQTFFVEPGHMLFNKSPQDKLDFIDLLQQQGKKVMMIGDGVNDSGALQQSNLGIAITDNVNNFTPGSDAILDGKSFDKLPAFMRFSKDAVNIIHLSFLISVTYNVIGLSYAVTGMLSPLTAAILMPVSTATIISFTSIATHFAAKKRKLK, encoded by the coding sequence ATGAAGCAAAGCGCAACACTTGAAAAAACCACCTGTTACCATTGCGGCGACGAATGTTTAACTAAGGCCTACACTATTGAGGAAAAGCATTTTTGCTGCCACGGCTGTGAAAGTGTTTACCACATATTATCACAAAATAACCTGTGCAGCTATTACAATTACAACGATCATCCGGGTGCTACGCGAAACCGTACCGATAAACGATTTGCCTATTTAAACGAGCCCAGCATTTTAAGCAGTTTGCTTGATTACAGCGACGGGCAAATTAGCATTGTAACGCTTTATATCCCTCATATTCATTGCAGCTCGTGTTTGTGGTTGCTTGAGCAGCTAAACAAAATCAACCCGGCTATACACTATTGCAGGGTTGATTTTTTAAAGAAACAATTGAATATCCGTTTCGACCATCAAAAACTGAGTTTGCAGGGCCTGGTTGAGATATTATATGATATTGGCTATGAACCACTAATTAGTTTGCACGATATTATTAAAGAGCAAAACACAACAAATGCAGATAAGCTGGTACAAAAAATTGCAGTAGCAGGCTTTTGCTTTGGCAATGTAATGCTATTGAGTTTTCCCGAATATTTTGGGCTATCGGTTTACGAGCAAACGTTTAAACACTTTTTTGGCTGGCTCAATATTTTATTTGCCTTACCCGTGGTTTTTTACAGTGGCAAAGATTATTTTATTTCGGCCTGGCAAAATTTAAAGGCTAAGGTACTGAGTATAGATTTTCCGCTGGCCTTAGGTATAGCAGTTTTGTTTTTACGAACAGTGGCAGAGGTGTTAACCGGCACCGGCGCCGGTTTTGCCGATACCCTTTGCGGCCTGGTTTTCTTTTTACTGGTGGGGAAATTTGTTCAGAAAAAAACCTATCATCACCTGTCTTTCGAGCGCGATTACCGCTCATTTTTCCCGGTAGCTGTACATTTGATTAATGGCAACCAAGAGCAGCCCATACCGTTATCGCAATTAAATACCGGCCATCGTATTATTATCCGTAACAACGAGATTATTCCGGCCGATGCTATTTTATTAAAAGGTGAAGCCCTGGTAGATTTTAGCTTTGTAACCGGCGAAACGCTCCCGGTAACCAAAGTACTTGGCGAAATTATTTACGCCGGGGGCCGCCAAACCGGCTATGCCATTGAAATGGAGGTTATTAAACCCGTATCGCAAAGCTACCTTACCCAACTTTGGAACAACGAGGCCTTTAAGCGCCATAAAGATACCCGCATACAAACCTTTAACCAACGGGTAAGCAAGTACTTTACCATTGTTTTGCTGGCCATTGCTATTGGCTCGTTACTGTTTTGGTTACCAACAAGTGTTACACGCGGCCTCTCGGCCTTTACGGCTGTGCTGATAGTGGCTTGCCCCTGCGCGCTGGCCCTGAGCACGCCTTTTACCATGGCTGCCGCTTTGAGCGTTTTTGATAAAAACCTGTTTTATTTAAAAAACACCAGTGTTGTAGAACAGATGGCCGGGATTGACACCATAGTGTTTGATAAAACCGGAACCATTACTACCCGCGAAAACACGCAGGTGCAAGTACCGCCAAATTTAACTGATGAGCAAAAACAGCTAATTTACAGCGCATGTATAAACTCCGCACATCCTTTATCTGCTATGATATGCCGGGAACTGGCCGGTGTTAAAAAACACGTGCCAACGCTTTACTTTGAAATAGCCGGTAAAGGCATACTGGCTACCATTAACGGGCATAAGTTGCGGATAGGTAACTCCGCTTTTGTGCTTAACCAAACCGAAGTTAACGCAGATGTAACTAAAGTTTATGTGATGGTGGATGAGCATTATCTGGGTTATTTTGCGCTGTTGCACCAATACAGGGGCGGGTTAAACATTATATCACAGCTAAAACAAGCCTATCAAACGTATCTCCTCTCGGGCGATAGAGACCATGAACGCAACGCTTTGCAAACCTTTTTTGTTGAGCCGGGCCACATGCTGTTCAATAAATCGCCGCAAGACAAACTGGATTTTATTGACTTGCTACAGCAACAAGGTAAAAAAGTAATGATGATTGGCGACGGCGTAAACGATTCGGGCGCGTTGCAACAAAGCAACCTGGGTATAGCCATTACCGACAATGTAAACAACTTTACCCCCGGCAGCGATGCCATACTCGACGGAAAATCGTTTGATAAGTTGCCCGCCTTTATGCGTTTTTCTAAAGATGCCGTTAACATCATTCATCTATCTTTTCTCATCTCGGTAACTTATAATGTAATTGGTTTAAGCTACGCCGTTACCGGTATGCTTTCGCCGCTAACGGCAGCTATTTTAATGCCGGTAAGTACGGCTACTATTATTTCATTCACCAGTATAGCTACACATTTCGCAGCTAAAAAACGTAAATTAAAATGA
- a CDS encoding DUF6920 family protein produces the protein MALKSLQSVFKTELAKIKQLKMAAQFCRVVTDLPVPLQRYFEFCGYTGKECARAVTVDWESAWLKLALKGKWKKVVCTQINVLPQPVRLFYIRRKLLGVFPFGAIDEFMQNNSQMLIKLLNFFTVSHATGKEMDKAELVTILAETILIPAYALQYYITWKQLNPNCVKGTINYKGICASGLFYFGEAGQILSFETNDRYYTTKTGEYVQTRWLARVDSYRPHHGGNIPSAFATIWRRPEGDFEYFKGTIAAIRYTPFETFGVGAKPGAVNSRYISHPKLAFP, from the coding sequence ATGGCCCTAAAATCGTTACAATCGGTTTTTAAAACTGAGCTTGCAAAAATAAAGCAATTGAAAATGGCTGCCCAGTTTTGCAGGGTTGTAACAGATTTGCCTGTTCCGTTGCAACGGTATTTTGAGTTTTGCGGGTACACCGGCAAAGAGTGCGCCAGGGCGGTAACTGTTGATTGGGAAAGTGCCTGGCTCAAACTCGCTTTAAAAGGGAAATGGAAAAAAGTGGTATGCACACAAATAAACGTTTTGCCACAGCCTGTTAGGTTGTTTTATATACGTAGAAAGCTATTGGGTGTTTTTCCTTTTGGGGCTATTGACGAGTTTATGCAAAACAATAGTCAAATGCTTATCAAATTATTAAATTTTTTTACGGTGAGCCATGCTACTGGTAAAGAAATGGATAAAGCAGAGCTGGTTACCATTTTGGCCGAAACTATATTGATACCGGCATACGCCTTGCAGTATTATATTACGTGGAAGCAACTTAACCCTAATTGTGTTAAAGGGACTATAAATTACAAAGGCATATGTGCATCGGGTTTGTTTTATTTTGGCGAAGCCGGCCAGATTTTGAGTTTTGAAACTAACGACCGCTATTATACCACAAAAACCGGAGAATACGTGCAAACCAGGTGGTTAGCAAGGGTTGATAGTTACCGCCCTCATCATGGCGGTAATATTCCATCAGCTTTTGCTACAATATGGCGTCGACCCGAGGGCGACTTTGAGTATTTTAAAGGAACCATAGCAGCCATCCGTTACACTCCGTTTGAAACTTTTGGGGTGGGAGCGAAGCCTGGGGCCGTTAACTCCCGTTATATATCACACCCGAAGTTGGCGTTTCCATAA
- the queD gene encoding 6-carboxytetrahydropterin synthase QueD, whose translation MIIFKKFTFDCAHYLPKVPVGHKCRNMHGHTYHVTFFIDGPIDDNLGWVMDFTDLKNIVKPVIQQLDHAVLNEIPGLENPTAENLAVWLWNELKPAIPQLDKIELMETPTSGVIYNGS comes from the coding sequence ATGATAATATTTAAAAAATTTACTTTTGATTGTGCCCATTACTTACCCAAAGTACCCGTAGGCCATAAATGCCGTAACATGCACGGCCATACTTACCACGTTACCTTTTTTATTGATGGCCCGATAGACGATAATTTGGGATGGGTGATGGATTTTACCGATTTAAAAAACATTGTGAAACCGGTAATACAACAACTAGATCATGCGGTGCTGAACGAAATACCGGGCCTGGAAAATCCAACAGCCGAGAATCTAGCGGTTTGGTTATGGAACGAGCTAAAACCGGCGATACCTCAGCTAGATAAAATTGAACTTATGGAAACGCCAACTTCGGGTGTGATATATAACGGGAGTTAA
- a CDS encoding universal stress protein — translation MKTLLIATDFSENAKLTAMYGYELACQLKADVILCNAITIPAEIPQTGFVSWPDNEYEAMMQSSSNELDQLRKLLQASTGSNGSFQPRIRCVNAAGIVGDVVSHAAAESRASLVIAGTHSSTGVAEFVIGNHTRNLIDTTSEPLLIVPPAATFKPVKRIALALDFDDLNQDLATLLRTIAIAKLLDAEILLTHIDTRKQPSLAKQEYLNQTLAGLAKKTGYAQIKTLLIEDKDVEAGLNWLCEHGNIQMLAMAHHAQGFFLSLFKGSHTKKMSDRLCLPMLVLSAGREN, via the coding sequence ATGAAAACTTTACTCATTGCCACCGATTTTTCTGAAAACGCAAAGCTAACTGCTATGTATGGCTACGAGCTTGCCTGTCAGCTTAAGGCCGACGTGATATTATGTAACGCCATTACTATACCAGCCGAAATACCGCAAACCGGTTTTGTTAGTTGGCCCGATAATGAATACGAGGCGATGATGCAAAGCAGCAGCAACGAATTAGACCAGCTGCGGAAATTACTGCAAGCATCTACAGGCAGCAACGGCTCATTCCAGCCGCGCATCAGGTGTGTAAATGCGGCCGGCATTGTAGGCGATGTTGTGAGCCATGCCGCGGCAGAAAGCCGCGCATCGCTGGTTATTGCCGGCACGCATTCAAGTACCGGAGTTGCCGAATTTGTTATTGGCAACCATACCCGCAATCTTATTGATACCACCTCCGAACCATTGCTTATTGTACCGCCCGCAGCCACCTTTAAACCGGTTAAAAGAATAGCTCTGGCTCTTGATTTTGATGACCTGAATCAAGACCTGGCAACCTTGCTCAGAACTATAGCGATAGCGAAGCTATTAGATGCCGAAATTTTACTTACCCACATTGATACCCGCAAACAACCCAGTTTGGCAAAGCAGGAATATTTAAATCAAACACTAGCCGGCCTGGCCAAAAAAACAGGCTACGCCCAAATAAAAACGCTTTTAATTGAAGATAAAGATGTAGAAGCCGGGCTTAACTGGCTTTGTGAGCATGGTAATATACAAATGCTGGCTATGGCGCACCATGCCCAAGGCTTTTTTTTATCGCTATTTAAAGGCAGCCACACTAAAAAAATGAGCGACAGGCTTTGCCTGCCAATGCTGGTTTTATCAGCCGGAAGAGAGAATTAA
- a CDS encoding IS1182 family transposase has translation MGAKVVFKPYDPDQLTFLPYKLEELVPEGHPVRIVKQVVDLIDVKPINRKYKGGGASSFHPRLMLKLLVYGYLTNTYSSRKLEDQAAQNVHFMWLLGMKKPDHNTINRFRSEKLSGILKQIFSQIVLLLAEQGIVSLKETVFTDGTKIESVANKYTFVWGKSIKNSKEKIKSQLDELWKYAQGLAAEELKDTTPISFEEINPEKVKETIAKIDAALNDKEEVSKQVKQKLNYARKNWPANLERYDQQEKQLGIRNSFSKTDPDATFMRMKEDHMLNGQLKPGYNLQISTQDQFILNYSLHQTSTDYQTLPSHIDQYEALYNTLPQAVVADAGYGSDENYGILQQKGIEAYIKYNTFDKEQKEGIKAFSNDSLHYNEGENYLTCPMGQRMAHIGDGQRITTSGHVQLISRYQAKNCNNCPMRGVCHSGQGNRIVEVNHSLRKHKQEAKERLNTEQGIKYRKRRPADVEPVFAQLKHNHGFRRFLLKGMSKTEVEIGLLSIAHNLRKWKA, from the coding sequence ATGGGAGCGAAAGTAGTTTTTAAGCCATATGACCCTGACCAGTTAACATTTTTACCGTATAAACTGGAGGAGTTAGTACCTGAGGGCCACCCGGTACGCATAGTCAAACAAGTAGTTGACTTGATAGACGTTAAACCGATCAACCGCAAGTATAAAGGCGGCGGGGCATCAAGCTTCCATCCGCGGCTGATGCTGAAACTGCTGGTGTATGGTTACCTGACCAATACCTATTCATCAAGAAAGCTGGAAGACCAGGCGGCACAGAACGTCCACTTTATGTGGCTGTTGGGGATGAAGAAGCCCGATCACAATACCATAAACCGTTTCCGGAGCGAAAAGCTGTCGGGTATCTTAAAGCAGATCTTCTCTCAGATTGTACTGCTGTTGGCAGAACAGGGTATCGTTTCGCTTAAAGAGACTGTGTTTACCGATGGCACCAAGATCGAATCGGTGGCGAACAAATACACCTTTGTATGGGGCAAAAGCATCAAGAACAGTAAAGAGAAGATCAAAAGCCAGCTGGATGAACTATGGAAGTACGCGCAAGGCCTTGCGGCAGAAGAACTAAAAGATACCACGCCAATATCTTTTGAAGAGATCAACCCTGAAAAAGTAAAAGAAACCATAGCTAAGATCGATGCCGCTTTGAACGACAAGGAAGAAGTAAGCAAGCAGGTCAAACAAAAGCTGAACTATGCCAGAAAGAACTGGCCTGCAAACCTGGAACGTTATGACCAGCAGGAAAAGCAGTTAGGTATCCGTAACAGCTTTTCAAAGACCGACCCGGATGCGACTTTTATGCGGATGAAGGAAGACCACATGCTGAACGGGCAGCTTAAACCTGGATATAACCTACAAATATCCACACAAGATCAGTTCATCCTTAACTACAGCCTGCATCAAACCTCTACCGATTATCAGACCCTGCCATCTCACATAGACCAATACGAAGCACTATACAACACACTTCCCCAAGCAGTTGTGGCCGATGCCGGCTACGGTTCAGACGAGAACTACGGCATCTTACAGCAAAAAGGCATCGAAGCCTATATCAAGTACAATACGTTCGACAAAGAACAAAAGGAAGGCATCAAAGCGTTCAGTAATGACAGCCTGCATTACAACGAAGGGGAAAACTACCTGACCTGCCCGATGGGCCAGCGGATGGCACATATCGGTGATGGTCAAAGAATAACCACATCGGGCCATGTACAGCTGATCAGCCGTTACCAGGCAAAGAATTGTAATAACTGCCCCATGCGTGGCGTATGCCATAGCGGGCAGGGCAACCGGATCGTTGAGGTGAACCATTCCCTGAGAAAACACAAGCAGGAAGCAAAGGAAAGATTAAATACAGAACAGGGCATCAAATACCGAAAGCGAAGGCCTGCCGATGTGGAACCGGTATTTGCCCAACTGAAGCATAATCATGGCTTCAGGCGCTTTCTGCTGAAAGGCATGTCCAAAACCGAGGTCGAAATAGGCCTGTTATCCATCGCTCATAACCTCAGAAAGTGGAAAGCCTGA
- a CDS encoding universal stress protein encodes MKTILVLTNLLYKAENAALYAVKLAEKTEANVILYQSIKIPVYQASGANADADYNFAELQSDSLAQLNNLAARLSRHHPVSNFKPHIEVLSDFGELAANVNDLIATRNIDLVVMGAKSDGNLAHMVFGETNAIITRVKCPVLFVPYTAFFEEMRTIVFSTDLKKAYPKAVAFLVDLAKVDESDIIITHIGSDEKFNHVQCLDLFQNIFEYPNVTFKQLPNGNVSEQLERFAVAVNADLTVMIHHEHTLYGMPLPDNSTKMLEKRALPLLVLPD; translated from the coding sequence ATGAAAACTATACTCGTATTAACCAACCTATTATATAAAGCCGAAAACGCCGCTTTATATGCTGTTAAGCTGGCCGAGAAAACCGAAGCCAATGTTATTTTATATCAATCAATTAAAATTCCGGTTTACCAGGCATCAGGCGCAAATGCCGACGCCGACTATAACTTTGCCGAGTTGCAAAGCGACAGCCTGGCCCAGCTAAACAATTTGGCAGCGCGTTTATCAAGGCACCACCCGGTTAGTAATTTTAAACCACATATTGAGGTACTGAGTGATTTTGGCGAACTGGCCGCTAACGTTAATGACTTGATAGCTACACGCAATATTGACCTTGTGGTTATGGGTGCCAAAAGCGACGGCAACCTTGCACACATGGTTTTTGGGGAAACCAATGCGATAATAACTCGCGTAAAATGCCCGGTGCTGTTTGTTCCTTATACGGCTTTTTTTGAAGAGATGAGGACGATTGTATTTTCGACCGATTTAAAGAAAGCTTACCCCAAGGCTGTTGCCTTTTTGGTTGACCTGGCAAAAGTTGATGAATCGGACATCATTATCACTCATATTGGAAGCGACGAAAAATTTAACCATGTGCAATGCCTGGATTTGTTTCAAAACATATTTGAATATCCTAACGTTACCTTTAAACAATTACCAAACGGCAATGTAAGCGAACAGTTGGAAAGGTTTGCCGTAGCTGTAAATGCCGACCTTACCGTGATGATACACCACGAACACACCTTATACGGCATGCCATTACCCGATAACAGCACTAAAATGTTAGAAAAGCGCGCCTTACCACTTTTGGTACTGCCAGACTAA
- a CDS encoding YceI family protein produces MKNSSTSKSVLYSLITALVLFSTVQFSKAQSIYKVVNSKESFIKVLGSSNVHDWTMTSATTDSQGDFKFEGDQLKSLTSFTFSVDAKSLKSEHSSMDDRTYKTIKAEQFPKIVFKLNSTTITELQKGKFLIKAKGDLTIAGTTQNITLDVTATVNPDNTITCTGAQKLQLRDYKIDPPSFMLGAMKVANDLTIKFNINYKK; encoded by the coding sequence ATGAAAAATTCAAGCACAAGCAAATCGGTTCTATACAGCTTAATAACTGCATTAGTTCTATTTAGTACGGTTCAGTTTTCAAAAGCGCAAAGCATTTATAAAGTGGTAAACAGCAAAGAGAGCTTTATTAAGGTATTGGGTTCGTCCAACGTTCACGATTGGACAATGACCTCGGCAACAACCGATAGCCAGGGCGATTTTAAGTTTGAGGGCGATCAGCTCAAATCGCTCACATCATTTACTTTTTCGGTAGATGCCAAATCGTTAAAAAGCGAGCATTCTTCAATGGACGACCGCACCTATAAAACTATAAAGGCCGAGCAGTTTCCTAAAATAGTTTTCAAACTCAATTCAACAACCATCACAGAATTGCAAAAGGGAAAGTTTTTAATTAAAGCCAAAGGCGACCTAACCATTGCCGGAACCACCCAAAACATTACTCTGGATGTTACAGCCACCGTTAATCCGGATAATACAATCACTTGCACCGGAGCGCAAAAATTACAACTGAGAGACTACAAAATTGACCCACCAAGCTTTATGCTGGGTGCCATGAAGGTGGCTAACGACCTTACTATAAAATTTAACATTAACTACAAAAAGTAA
- a CDS encoding YceI family protein produces MLIKNAWCTWLLAVITVPALPAHAPGPAATGKVWVINQSSSLCVNGSTNINKFACEIPDYDHTDTLTLSKAKGSKEILLSGCINLKIQSFDCHNSIMTHDLRNTLKEKLFPRMRINFLTLSELPELTLTPKPITGFVNIELAGVSKRFEVNYQASVDEKKCIHLLGTRDVNFSDFNLIAPRKLGGMIKTNDKLSVQFHLKITALDNL; encoded by the coding sequence ATGTTAATTAAAAACGCTTGGTGTACTTGGTTATTGGCTGTTATTACCGTGCCCGCCTTACCTGCCCATGCACCGGGGCCGGCTGCCACAGGCAAGGTATGGGTAATTAACCAAAGCAGCAGCCTTTGTGTTAACGGCAGTACAAACATCAATAAGTTTGCATGTGAAATTCCGGATTATGACCATACCGATACCCTAACCCTCTCGAAAGCGAAGGGTAGTAAAGAAATTTTATTATCGGGTTGTATTAATCTTAAAATACAAAGTTTTGATTGCCATAACTCAATAATGACCCACGATTTGCGGAACACGCTGAAAGAAAAACTATTCCCGCGTATGCGCATTAATTTTTTAACCCTTAGCGAGCTGCCCGAGCTAACCCTAACCCCTAAACCCATAACAGGCTTTGTAAATATTGAACTTGCGGGCGTTAGTAAACGGTTTGAAGTTAACTATCAGGCCTCGGTTGATGAAAAAAAATGTATTCATTTATTGGGCACGCGCGACGTTAATTTTTCGGATTTTAATTTGATAGCACCCAGAAAATTAGGTGGTATGATTAAAACCAATGATAAGCTGAGCGTTCAGTTTCACCTCAAAATAACCGCTCTGGATAACCTATAA